In Helicobacter mastomyrinus, a single genomic region encodes these proteins:
- the fliW gene encoding flagellar assembly protein FliW, giving the protein MVFDVKSPILGFENVTKMKLEKIDDLFMKLYNVDGEVPHFTLVNPFLLREYEFDVPSSIKILLDLENAKNLLIANIMVIQKPIERSTINFLAPLVFNFDNLTMAQVVLDSTQYPMYSLNESIGNYYDKEEAQKGEDSALVRDNTKQ; this is encoded by the coding sequence ATGGTTTTTGACGTCAAATCGCCCATTCTAGGTTTTGAAAATGTAACAAAAATGAAGCTTGAAAAAATTGATGATTTGTTTATGAAGCTTTATAATGTCGATGGCGAAGTGCCTCATTTTACGCTTGTCAATCCATTTTTATTACGTGAATATGAGTTTGATGTCCCCTCAAGCATTAAAATCTTGCTTGATTTAGAGAATGCAAAAAATTTGCTCATTGCTAATATTATGGTGATTCAAAAGCCTATTGAGCGCTCCACAATCAACTTCCTAGCCCCTCTTGTATTTAATTTTGACAATCTCACAATGGCGCAAGTCGTGCTTGATAGCACACAATATCCTATGTATAGCCTTAATGAATCTATCGGTAATTATTATGATAAAGAAGAAGCCCAAAAGGGTGAAGACTCTGCACTTGTGAGAGATAATACTAAGCAATGA
- a CDS encoding outer membrane protein assembly factor BamD produces the protein MRIYGLVCLLFASFVIFGCAKKEVEYNKPAIYWYESMIKEINFGNLEGADGYFASLQSEHINSPLLPEAMLILGEAHMENDEYLLAAFYFDEYLKRYSSLENQDYAKYLKILANFYGFKNYSKDQEFITQSIKEAKSFLQSYPNSRYAPYVEYIYLKFQLGQIELNYAIARVYKKQGKDEAAETYLERNDKELFTRFNPKPSYVPWYVKLFNW, from the coding sequence ATGAGAATCTATGGCTTAGTGTGTCTTTTGTTTGCAAGTTTTGTGATTTTTGGCTGCGCAAAAAAAGAAGTAGAATACAATAAACCTGCGATATATTGGTATGAATCTATGATTAAAGAAATTAATTTTGGGAATTTAGAGGGTGCGGATGGATATTTTGCTTCACTTCAAAGCGAACATATCAATTCCCCGCTTTTGCCCGAAGCTATGCTAATACTTGGCGAGGCGCATATGGAGAATGATGAGTATCTCTTAGCGGCATTTTATTTTGATGAATATCTTAAACGCTACTCATCTTTAGAGAATCAAGACTATGCGAAATATTTAAAGATTTTGGCAAATTTTTATGGATTCAAAAATTATAGCAAGGACCAAGAATTTATCACTCAAAGCATTAAGGAAGCGAAATCATTTTTGCAAAGCTATCCTAATAGCCGCTATGCGCCTTATGTGGAGTATATTTATTTAAAATTTCAATTAGGGCAGATTGAGCTTAATTATGCGATTGCAAGAGTATATAAAAAACAAGGCAAAGATGAAGCAGCAGAGACATATTTAGAGCGCAACGACAAGGAGCTTTTCACACGTTTTAATCCCAAACCATCATACGTGCCATGGTATGTAAAACTTTTTAATTGGTAG
- the lon gene encoding endopeptidase La has translation MNTLQQYDFPMVMPVITESELIYPFMIIPLFTRDEDNIKGAHKAVEENSLVFIAFDDEQEQKKSFYEVGVIASIMRETALPDGRVKLLCKGLYRGKILSILQSLDEPLQAEVDIFDYKEYEHNKMNALLEVLREKVLHLANLDGRFSPDFLKTIESNDEPNRIVDFVASAMRLPKIHAYTLFAKDNVEERVLWLIDAVIEETQAQKLQKEIKNKVHNKMEQVNKEYFLKEQLKQIQKELGTENARDEEIEQYEQKLNELKPHMSENAYKEVHKQIKRLSRMHQDSGDANILQNYVEWVLEIPFGKYAKQKLSIAKVARQLDLDHYSLQKPKERIVEYFAVKELIAKREETQSHTKQNKSIDTNDIKQEKGTILCFYGPPGVGKTSLANSIAKAIKRQLVRIALGGLEDVNELRGHRRTYIGAMPGRITQGLIEAKEMNSLIVLDEIDKVGRSYRGDPTSVLLEILDPEQNHAFRDYYTNFDIDLSQVIFIATANDISTIPAPLRDRMEFIAISSYTPQEKYEIAKKYLIPQELQKHGLNPQELKITTPALKNIIESYTREAGVRSLRHKIAQIMRKSATMILQGEKNINITPQNIGKFLDKVVFEISPTDKKDMVGVVNGLAWTSVGGDVLKIEALKIKGKGTLTLTGSLGDVMKESAHIAHSVVKMLIDKKILKSKEQSKTPIYQLYDIHLHVPEGATPKDGPSAGIAMACVIASILTDTKIHAHIAMTGELTLRGNVLIIGGLREKLIAAHKAGIKKALIPQKNYERDLKDIPQEVLDKLEIVGVSDITEVLKLTLVK, from the coding sequence ATGAATACACTGCAACAATATGATTTTCCTATGGTAATGCCTGTAATTACCGAGAGTGAATTGATATATCCTTTTATGATAATTCCGCTTTTTACGCGAGATGAGGATAATATTAAGGGTGCCCATAAAGCAGTGGAGGAAAATAGCCTTGTCTTTATTGCCTTTGATGATGAACAAGAGCAAAAAAAATCATTTTATGAGGTAGGAGTGATTGCTTCTATTATGCGTGAGACAGCACTACCTGATGGACGTGTTAAATTACTTTGCAAAGGTTTGTATCGCGGTAAGATTCTCTCTATTTTGCAATCCCTCGATGAGCCATTGCAGGCTGAAGTTGATATTTTTGACTATAAAGAATACGAGCATAATAAAATGAATGCGCTCTTAGAGGTGCTGCGTGAGAAAGTGCTGCATTTAGCCAATCTTGATGGGCGATTTTCACCTGATTTTTTAAAGACCATAGAAAGTAATGATGAGCCAAACCGCATAGTAGACTTTGTCGCTTCGGCTATGCGTTTGCCTAAGATTCACGCTTACACACTTTTTGCAAAAGATAATGTCGAGGAACGTGTGTTATGGCTTATTGATGCAGTGATTGAGGAGACACAAGCCCAAAAGCTCCAAAAGGAGATCAAAAACAAAGTGCATAATAAAATGGAGCAAGTCAATAAGGAATATTTCCTTAAAGAGCAGCTTAAGCAGATTCAAAAAGAGCTTGGCACAGAAAACGCACGTGATGAGGAAATAGAGCAATATGAACAAAAGCTTAATGAGCTAAAGCCCCATATGAGTGAGAATGCTTACAAAGAAGTGCATAAGCAAATTAAACGGCTATCACGTATGCATCAAGATAGTGGCGATGCGAATATTTTACAAAATTATGTCGAGTGGGTGCTTGAGATTCCATTTGGCAAATATGCAAAGCAAAAGCTATCCATTGCCAAAGTTGCTAGGCAGCTTGATTTAGACCATTACTCCTTACAAAAGCCTAAAGAGCGCATTGTAGAATATTTTGCCGTAAAGGAATTGATAGCTAAACGTGAAGAGACACAATCTCACACTAAGCAAAATAAATCCATAGATACAAATGATATAAAACAAGAAAAAGGCACGATTTTATGCTTTTATGGACCGCCGGGTGTGGGGAAAACAAGCCTTGCAAATTCTATTGCTAAAGCCATTAAACGGCAGTTAGTGCGTATCGCGCTTGGGGGATTGGAAGATGTAAATGAATTACGTGGGCATCGCCGCACATATATCGGGGCTATGCCCGGACGCATTACACAAGGACTAATAGAGGCAAAGGAAATGAACTCTCTCATCGTGCTTGATGAGATTGATAAGGTAGGCAGAAGCTATCGAGGCGATCCTACAAGTGTGCTACTTGAGATTCTAGACCCAGAGCAAAATCACGCTTTTAGGGATTATTATACCAATTTTGATATTGACCTCTCGCAAGTGATTTTTATCGCTACAGCTAATGATATTAGCACTATTCCCGCACCTTTACGCGATAGAATGGAGTTTATTGCGATTTCATCTTACACACCACAGGAAAAATATGAGATTGCTAAGAAGTATTTAATCCCTCAAGAGCTGCAAAAGCACGGATTAAATCCACAGGAGCTAAAAATCACCACCCCTGCGTTAAAAAATATTATAGAATCTTACACACGTGAAGCAGGTGTGAGAAGTCTAAGGCATAAAATCGCTCAAATTATGCGCAAAAGTGCTACGATGATTTTACAAGGCGAAAAAAACATTAATATTACGCCCCAAAATATTGGTAAATTCCTTGATAAGGTGGTATTTGAAATCTCTCCTACAGATAAGAAAGATATGGTAGGCGTGGTGAATGGCTTGGCTTGGACGAGTGTAGGCGGCGATGTGCTAAAGATTGAAGCACTTAAAATTAAGGGTAAAGGCACACTCACACTTACAGGAAGCCTTGGCGATGTGATGAAAGAATCTGCCCATATCGCGCATTCTGTGGTAAAAATGCTTATCGATAAAAAGATTCTAAAGTCCAAAGAACAAAGCAAAACACCCATTTATCAACTCTATGATATTCATTTGCACGTGCCAGAGGGGGCTACACCTAAAGATGGACCAAGTGCAGGGATTGCAATGGCTTGCGTGATTGCCTCTATCCTTACAGATACAAAGATTCACGCACATATAGCGATGACGGGAGAGCTGACATTGCGAGGAAATGTGCTTATCATCGGGGGATTACGTGAAAAGCTTATTGCCGCACATAAGGCGGGGATTAAAAAAGCTCTCATACCGCAGAAAAATTATGAGCGGGATTTGAAAGATATTCCTCAAGAAGTGCTAGATAAGCTAGAGATTGTCGGTGTGAGTGATATTACAGAAGTTTTAAAACTCACACTTGTCAAATGA
- a CDS encoding capsular biosynthesis protein: MKKHITLLCDHNITHKPRSSRILMLLDTIKADSKQNLSNLTLHVISKDCTSEEFAKLGSSATFFTFPKDKSSKERSIAENAAIHAYCQNGAFEKLIFTPNRAHILPHLYTLPPQDMLIIEDITLLPFATRYKQTYKSCHLLIDLREFYPLEYENDEQWREGLGQFFTHLCRHYLPFVDTALSVSEGLCERYKKDFRIPCTLFYSLPPFFDYTPKPTDKHHIKILYHGFISPDRSSMELLDLAKLLLNSPYTLYVMALSNQKGFLESFRIQATTLPSIKMIEPVSLEMIIPTSSSYDIGLIPFKPTTFNLAHCMPNKLFEYLQARLALLCTPLDDISNFIKAHQCGTLAQGFESADIATTLLRLSPQDIDTQKAHAHTQAQKWHIGYNRNILENLLHKVLTIDIK, from the coding sequence ATGAAAAAGCATATCACTCTCCTTTGTGACCATAATATCACGCACAAACCCCGATCCAGTCGTATATTAATGCTTTTAGACACGATCAAAGCAGATTCAAAGCAGAATTTAAGCAATCTCACTTTACACGTTATTTCAAAAGACTGCACGAGCGAGGAGTTTGCAAAACTTGGTAGCAGTGCTACGTTTTTTACTTTTCCTAAAGATAAATCCAGCAAAGAGCGTAGCATAGCAGAAAATGCTGCAATCCACGCATATTGTCAAAACGGTGCATTTGAAAAGCTTATTTTCACACCCAATCGCGCACATATTTTGCCACATCTATATACCCTGCCTCCCCAAGATATGCTCATCATAGAGGATATTACCCTGCTACCCTTTGCCACACGCTATAAGCAAACGTACAAAAGTTGCCATTTGCTTATTGATTTGCGTGAATTTTATCCGCTTGAATATGAAAATGATGAGCAATGGCGTGAGGGCTTGGGGCAGTTTTTCACCCATTTATGCCGCCATTATCTGCCCTTTGTAGATACTGCCCTAAGCGTGAGTGAAGGCTTATGTGAGCGATACAAAAAAGATTTTCGCATCCCTTGCACACTCTTTTACTCTCTGCCTCCCTTTTTTGACTATACTCCAAAGCCCACAGACAAGCATCATATAAAGATTCTCTACCACGGCTTTATAAGCCCTGATAGAAGTTCTATGGAGCTTTTAGACTTAGCCAAACTCCTGCTTAATAGCCCTTACACACTTTATGTAATGGCTCTAAGCAATCAAAAAGGCTTTTTAGAATCTTTTCGCATTCAAGCCACCACCTTGCCCTCAATTAAAATGATAGAGCCTGTAAGCCTAGAAATGATTATTCCTACAAGCAGCTCTTATGATATAGGGCTTATCCCTTTTAAGCCCACTACTTTTAACCTCGCTCATTGTATGCCAAACAAGCTTTTTGAGTATCTCCAAGCGCGTCTAGCTTTGCTTTGCACACCACTTGATGACATAAGTAACTTTATTAAAGCTCATCAATGCGGCACACTCGCACAAGGCTTTGAAAGTGCTGATATTGCAACTACACTTTTGCGGTTAAGCCCACAAGATATTGACACACAAAAAGCCCACGCCCATACACAAGCGCAAAAATGGCATATCGGGTATAATAGAAATATTTTAGAAAATCTGCTTCATAAAGTATTGACTATCGACATAAAGTGA
- the cysK gene encoding cysteine synthase A yields MKIAHNITDIIGNTPILHLHQFAPNLYGKCEFLNPSHSVKDRPAYAMIDKAFKDGKINKESIIVECTSGNMGISLAMICASLGLKIILTMPESMSIERRKIMQLFGAELVLTPASGGMKGAFDKAQEILDSTPNSFMPSQFENPANVEMHKKTTAIEIYESFEGKLDYFVAGFGTGGTISGVGEVLKQKIPAIKIIGVEPAASPLLTKGEAAGHKIQGIGANFIPKILNRDVIDSIELAENEMAIKTAQELGKIGVMVGISSGANVAIALKIAKENPNAKVLTMLNDTAERYLSTDLFNTL; encoded by the coding sequence ATGAAAATTGCTCACAACATCACGGACATCATTGGAAATACACCCATTTTGCATTTGCATCAATTCGCGCCAAATCTTTATGGCAAGTGCGAGTTTCTTAATCCTAGCCATTCTGTCAAAGACCGCCCAGCCTATGCAATGATAGACAAAGCTTTCAAAGATGGTAAGATTAACAAAGAGAGCATCATTGTGGAATGCACGAGTGGGAATATGGGGATTTCACTTGCGATGATTTGTGCGAGTTTAGGGCTTAAGATTATCCTCACTATGCCTGAATCTATGAGTATTGAAAGACGTAAGATAATGCAGCTTTTTGGTGCAGAGCTTGTGCTAACCCCGGCAAGTGGCGGTATGAAGGGTGCATTTGATAAGGCGCAAGAGATTTTAGATTCCACACCCAATAGCTTTATGCCAAGCCAATTTGAGAATCCAGCGAATGTGGAAATGCACAAGAAAACGACAGCAATAGAGATTTATGAGAGTTTTGAGGGGAAATTGGATTACTTCGTGGCAGGATTTGGCACAGGTGGGACAATTAGTGGAGTAGGCGAAGTGCTAAAGCAAAAGATTCCAGCCATTAAGATTATCGGGGTAGAACCCGCTGCCTCGCCATTACTTACAAAAGGAGAGGCTGCCGGGCATAAGATTCAGGGTATTGGCGCAAACTTTATCCCTAAGATTCTTAATCGTGATGTCATTGATAGTATTGAACTAGCTGAAAACGAAATGGCTATCAAAACCGCACAAGAGCTAGGAAAAATCGGTGTGATGGTGGGTATCTCAAGTGGTGCAAATGTCGCCATTGCATTAAAAATCGCTAAAGAAAATCCAAATGCAAAAGTGCTAACAATGCTCAATGACACTGCCGAGCGATATCTTTCTACGGATTTGTTTAACACCCTGTAA
- a CDS encoding HDOD domain-containing protein, translating to MKELLLETIDNLPPLPETVTKLQQYIDSSGREVQLQCVVDIISKDPLLTGDLLRLANSPFYGFSREISTLNQVVSLLGIANIKNVVIANSLRGNFKIDMSPYGLDTQDFLGNCSREADFIAEWFSQTDKKLSQVLVPCAMLLRLGMILFANTLIKSGKDKEFLEQLKANHFSDIGSVETEFYGLDHLTFLGYLFDHWKFDEILIESTAYITMPHAASGEAKKNAYALAIVTKIFDPYQGGSAYNTEDSLALIKEAKTQNIHFDLQRFLDILPPDAKANLKTANA from the coding sequence ATGAAAGAGTTGCTGCTTGAGACGATTGATAATCTCCCTCCTTTGCCAGAAACCGTAACGAAATTGCAGCAGTATATAGATTCTTCAGGTCGTGAAGTGCAGTTGCAATGTGTAGTGGATATTATTTCTAAAGATCCACTTTTAACAGGAGATTTGCTTCGTTTGGCAAATTCGCCTTTTTATGGATTTTCTCGTGAGATTTCTACGCTCAATCAAGTTGTATCTTTACTTGGGATTGCAAATATAAAAAATGTTGTTATTGCTAATTCTTTACGTGGGAATTTCAAAATTGATATGTCTCCTTATGGTTTGGATACACAGGATTTTTTGGGAAATTGTAGCAGAGAGGCAGACTTTATCGCAGAGTGGTTTTCCCAAACAGACAAAAAACTTTCCCAAGTGCTTGTGCCTTGTGCTATGTTGTTGCGTTTGGGAATGATACTTTTTGCAAATACCCTTATAAAAAGTGGCAAGGATAAGGAGTTTTTAGAACAGCTTAAGGCAAATCATTTTAGCGATATAGGCTCTGTTGAAACGGAATTTTATGGACTAGATCATTTAACATTTTTAGGCTATTTGTTTGATCATTGGAAATTTGATGAGATCCTTATAGAGAGCACAGCTTACATTACTATGCCGCACGCTGCCTCCGGTGAAGCGAAGAAAAATGCGTATGCTTTAGCCATTGTAACAAAAATCTTTGATCCTTATCAGGGGGGAAGTGCTTATAATACAGAAGATTCACTTGCGTTAATCAAAGAAGCAAAGACGCAGAATATTCATTTTGATTTGCAACGATTTTTAGATATTTTACCACCCGATGCAAAAGCCAATTTAAAGACAGCCAATGCTTAA
- a CDS encoding (Fe-S)-binding protein — protein sequence MLDLQSVASACVKCGKCIPHCTIYMVNRDEVTSPRGFLDLLGAYKRGDLELDSASRDIFESCFLCTTCVTHCPSSLPVDVAIESVRVDIAQKYGIAWYKRAYFFLLRHRKIADIVFNFIHFIMPCAFKEQNGRWISRIKLFKNDENAMAKRSVFPVWRKSFLQTYQGDLPSSYPTPPINTLKHNRVAIFIGCLSNYNYVNVGKSLLEILNRLGITAFVPHLQECCGAPAFFTGDIKSVVHLAKKNITYFESFWEEIDAMVIPEATCAAMIKKDWLHALSDEPEWAERLEKLLPKIDMASSWLFHHTPLQEILPQNFSTQNITYHDPCHARKVLGIHKEPRALLKQSFILKEMSDSTQCCGFGGVSMQSSRYALTLKAGRTKADMIEKSGAEIVSAECGACRMQIDNALTQIDSKVRFAHPLELIAQVFRS from the coding sequence ATGCTTGATTTGCAAAGTGTAGCAAGTGCCTGTGTAAAATGTGGCAAATGTATCCCACATTGCACCATTTATATGGTAAATCGTGATGAGGTAACCTCCCCGCGTGGCTTTTTGGATTTGCTTGGGGCGTATAAACGTGGGGATTTGGAGTTAGATTCTGCAAGCAGAGATATTTTTGAATCCTGCTTTCTTTGCACGACCTGCGTTACACACTGCCCTTCAAGCCTACCTGTTGATGTAGCCATAGAATCTGTGCGTGTGGATATAGCACAAAAATATGGCATTGCGTGGTATAAGAGGGCGTATTTCTTTCTTCTGCGACATCGCAAGATAGCAGATATTGTGTTTAATTTCATACATTTTATTATGCCCTGTGCCTTTAAGGAACAAAATGGGCGATGGATTTCACGTATTAAACTTTTTAAAAATGATGAGAATGCAATGGCAAAACGTTCAGTTTTCCCCGTGTGGCGTAAGTCATTTTTGCAAACCTATCAGGGTGATTTGCCTTCATCTTATCCTACGCCTCCAATTAATACCTTAAAACATAATCGGGTGGCAATTTTTATTGGCTGCTTGAGTAATTACAATTATGTGAATGTAGGCAAAAGTCTGCTTGAGATTTTAAATAGACTTGGAATCACTGCCTTTGTGCCACATTTGCAGGAATGCTGTGGCGCGCCGGCATTTTTTACGGGTGATATAAAAAGTGTCGTGCATTTGGCGAAAAAAAATATTACCTATTTTGAAAGCTTTTGGGAGGAAATTGATGCGATGGTTATCCCTGAAGCTACGTGTGCAGCGATGATTAAGAAAGATTGGCTACACGCTTTGAGTGATGAGCCAGAGTGGGCAGAACGATTGGAGAAATTGCTACCCAAGATCGATATGGCGAGTTCGTGGCTTTTTCATCATACGCCCTTGCAGGAGATTTTGCCTCAAAATTTTAGCACACAAAATATTACATATCACGACCCTTGCCACGCACGTAAGGTGCTTGGGATTCACAAAGAGCCTCGTGCATTGCTTAAACAAAGTTTTATCTTAAAAGAAATGAGCGATTCCACGCAATGTTGTGGATTTGGGGGGGTTAGTATGCAGAGTTCGCGCTATGCTCTAACGCTCAAAGCTGGGCGCACAAAGGCAGATATGATAGAAAAAAGCGGTGCAGAGATTGTAAGTGCCGAATGTGGAGCTTGCCGTATGCAGATAGATAATGCTTTAACACAAATTGATTCTAAAGTGCGTTTTGCCCACCCATTGGAGCTTATCGCCCAAGTTTTTCGTTCATAG
- the hemN gene encoding oxygen-independent coproporphyrinogen III oxidase yields MSEKIDFSAFVKYSKSAPRYTSYPTAVEFKPSWNETSYIQALKRANSSSLPLSLYAHLPFCRSACYFCGCNVVYTSKEERKGRYIQYLKKELEILRDVIDTQREVVQLHFGGGTPTFFNANELQEVISLLRGTFTHFSPQAEVSCEVDPRFFVKAQMQVLKDNGFNRLSFGVQDFDEKVQEAIHRKQDVAIVENAISLAREFGIHSVNFDLIYGLPFQNEQSFAHTLKQVVNLKPDRLAIFNYAHLPWLKKTMRKIDETTLPNPVQKLEILKNTIAFLQSCDYAMIGMDHFAKKSDELYLAKLSHQLRRNFQGYTTRGFSQTIGIGLTSISEGMDYYSQNYKDMAAYESALDSGRLPVERGVGLTEEDILRKEVIMGLMNNLCLDFAIIESKFHIDFKAYFANELESLREYEEVGLINITPQGIYTSSTGGMLIRNIAMAFDAYLAAQSDSKRFSKTI; encoded by the coding sequence TTGAGTGAAAAGATCGATTTTAGCGCATTTGTGAAGTATTCAAAATCAGCCCCTCGCTACACGAGTTACCCTACTGCTGTGGAGTTTAAGCCCTCTTGGAATGAAACTTCTTACATTCAAGCCCTTAAACGTGCCAATAGTTCATCGCTCCCACTTTCACTTTATGCGCATTTACCCTTTTGCCGCTCGGCTTGTTATTTTTGTGGTTGTAATGTCGTCTATACGAGTAAAGAAGAGCGCAAAGGGCGTTATATCCAATATCTCAAAAAAGAGCTTGAGATTCTAAGAGATGTAATAGATACGCAACGTGAGGTGGTGCAGCTCCACTTTGGAGGTGGCACACCGACATTTTTTAATGCCAATGAACTGCAAGAAGTGATAAGCCTTTTGCGTGGGACTTTTACACATTTTTCTCCTCAAGCGGAAGTGAGCTGCGAAGTCGACCCTCGATTTTTTGTCAAAGCACAAATGCAGGTTTTAAAGGATAATGGCTTTAATCGCTTAAGTTTTGGGGTGCAGGATTTTGATGAAAAAGTGCAAGAAGCCATACACAGAAAGCAAGATGTGGCTATCGTGGAAAATGCTATATCTTTGGCACGTGAGTTTGGCATTCACTCCGTGAATTTTGATCTCATCTATGGACTGCCCTTTCAAAATGAGCAGAGTTTCGCCCATACGCTTAAGCAGGTGGTGAATCTTAAGCCCGATAGGTTAGCGATTTTTAACTACGCGCATTTACCTTGGCTCAAAAAAACGATGCGTAAAATTGATGAAACCACTTTGCCTAATCCCGTTCAAAAGCTGGAGATTCTTAAAAACACCATTGCTTTTTTGCAAAGCTGCGATTATGCGATGATTGGTATGGACCATTTTGCCAAAAAGAGCGATGAGCTCTACTTAGCAAAGCTTAGTCATCAGTTAAGGCGCAATTTTCAGGGCTACACTACGCGTGGATTCTCTCAAACCATAGGCATTGGGCTTACAAGTATTAGTGAGGGAATGGATTATTACTCGCAAAATTATAAAGATATGGCAGCTTATGAATCTGCACTTGATTCAGGGAGGCTACCTGTGGAGCGAGGTGTGGGGCTTACAGAAGAGGATATTTTGCGCAAAGAAGTGATTATGGGGCTTATGAATAATCTCTGCCTTGATTTTGCCATTATTGAATCAAAGTTTCATATCGATTTTAAGGCGTATTTTGCTAATGAATTAGAATCCTTGCGTGAATATGAGGAAGTAGGGCTTATAAATATCACGCCACAGGGCATTTACACCTCATCTACAGGCGGTATGCTTATACGCAATATCGCTATGGCATTTGATGCTTATCTTGCTGCTCAAAGCGATTCTAAACGTTTTAGCAAAACCATTTAG
- a CDS encoding DUF2603 domain-containing protein, whose product MKPVEQDKWLNSSSENLGILRKLEDDTMLLAMERGGFSKEDLSFLRDDEGEEYVVFPQKLFVRLLTRIRNIQEEKLIMKLEKDIISQMPIDFDDVMVVAKNILESLRLSDGSLPEINTALLAKDIKKKYPNLFFNLDYLRKSK is encoded by the coding sequence ATGAAACCAGTAGAACAAGATAAATGGCTTAATAGCTCGAGTGAGAATCTAGGCATATTGCGTAAATTAGAAGACGATACAATGCTTTTAGCTATGGAAAGAGGCGGATTCTCAAAAGAGGATCTGTCATTTTTGCGTGATGATGAGGGTGAGGAATATGTGGTATTCCCTCAAAAGCTTTTTGTGCGGTTGCTTACCCGAATTAGAAACATTCAAGAAGAAAAGCTCATTATGAAACTCGAAAAAGATATTATCTCACAAATGCCTATTGATTTTGATGATGTGATGGTGGTAGCAAAAAATATTTTAGAATCCTTGCGTTTGAGCGATGGTAGCCTACCTGAAATCAATACCGCCCTACTTGCCAAGGATATTAAAAAGAAATATCCTAATTTATTTTTTAATCTTGATTATTTACGTAAATCTAAATAG
- the argF gene encoding ornithine carbamoyltransferase: MRHFLTLNDFNKDELLAMLDTALELKAQTLQGNMPLYLKGKVLAMIFEKSSTRTRVSFESGMYQLGGHGIFLSHKDIQLGRGEPIKDTARVISSMVDMVMMRTGEHKRLEEFAAYSSVPLINGLSDDFHPVQLIADYLTMIECGIYMPHQSPLYPQQDKRGEAPIVAYIGDGNNISHSWINLAAILGFELRIATPAEYAPKAEIVAQAQALCKDSGGKIIISTSPKNALEGVNVVVTDTWASMGQESQKETRKKAFAGFCVDSELMKYAQKEAIFLHCLPAYRGQEVSEEVIEGAQSRVFEEAQNRLHAQKGIMLYLAKMNNIPLSR; encoded by the coding sequence ATGAGACATTTTCTTACTTTGAATGATTTTAACAAAGATGAATTACTTGCAATGCTTGATACAGCATTAGAGCTAAAGGCTCAAACATTGCAAGGCAATATGCCCCTTTACCTTAAGGGTAAAGTATTAGCAATGATTTTTGAGAAAAGCTCTACTCGCACACGAGTAAGCTTTGAAAGCGGTATGTATCAGCTTGGGGGACACGGCATTTTCCTCTCTCATAAAGATATACAATTAGGGCGTGGAGAGCCTATTAAAGATACGGCACGTGTGATTAGCTCAATGGTTGATATGGTGATGATGCGCACAGGCGAACACAAAAGATTAGAAGAATTTGCCGCATATTCCTCTGTGCCACTTATTAATGGCTTGAGTGATGATTTTCACCCCGTGCAGCTTATTGCCGATTATCTCACAATGATAGAATGTGGAATCTATATGCCTCATCAAAGCCCCTTGTATCCACAGCAAGATAAGAGAGGTGAAGCCCCGATTGTAGCTTATATAGGTGATGGGAATAATATATCGCATTCTTGGATTAATCTTGCAGCAATTCTTGGCTTCGAATTACGTATAGCCACCCCCGCAGAATATGCTCCTAAGGCAGAGATTGTAGCACAAGCCCAAGCATTATGCAAAGATAGCGGAGGTAAAATCATCATTAGCACAAGCCCAAAAAATGCACTAGAGGGGGTAAATGTCGTAGTTACTGATACTTGGGCGTCAATGGGGCAAGAATCGCAAAAAGAGACGCGAAAGAAGGCTTTCGCAGGATTCTGCGTGGATAGTGAGCTAATGAAATATGCGCAAAAAGAGGCTATATTTTTGCATTGCCTCCCTGCATATCGGGGACAGGAAGTAAGCGAAGAGGTGATTGAAGGCGCACAAAGCCGTGTGTTTGAAGAAGCGCAAAATCGCCTACACGCGCAAAAAGGCATTATGCTTTATTTAGCAAAAATGAATAATATTCCTTTGAGTAGGTGA